In Lycium ferocissimum isolate CSIRO_LF1 chromosome 11, AGI_CSIRO_Lferr_CH_V1, whole genome shotgun sequence, a single genomic region encodes these proteins:
- the LOC132038356 gene encoding F-box protein At3g57590-like yields the protein MGDHLPRDLLTDIFSRLGVKQLCKLKCLSKEWLNSISSPHFKKQHLDQSKKRPTLSLISSPRSNYSFSSQLVHLSLINPSNYELVHEYESIAEIGPGYFVCSSGLDLLCFYQTGYLGKIWICNPITKKTLALPMLFGFAGRACLGYVSSTNEYKIVASYEGKVKYVDGDFYTGFEESLCFNILTLKLEEETSVVGSWRDLLSCTQYSGTCHQPIHINGFIYWLAFAKDNTLSSDHVRILEMNLENEEIKTFCCPNGFSDFGFSHLSEINGHLCLVQNKRDGHMLNIWMLKAHESEAWCLEYSIEVHESASNFNIIGYLPRNNESTGDILIRSLKGDLFCYETDTKSFKELQSLNIVEYKWCALFYDSFFSIGLPGN from the coding sequence ATGGGTGATCATCTTCCACGGGATCTCTTGACCGACATATTCTCAAGACTTGGTGTCAAACAACTTTGTAAGCTCAAATGCCTCTCAAAAGAATGGCTTAATTCAATTTCCAGTCCCCATTTCAAGAAACAACATCTCGATCAATCGAAGAAAAGGCCAACTCTGTCTCTTATCAGCTCTCCAAGAAGTAATTACTCGTTCTCGTCCCAACTCGTTCATCTTTCTTTAATAAACCCCTCTAATTATGAATTGGTTCATGAATATGAAAGTATTGCAGAAATTGGACCGGGCTATTTTGTGTGCAGTTCTGGGCTAGACTTGTTATGTTTTTACCAAACAGGCTATCTGGGAAAAATATGGATTTGCAATCCCATTACCAAAAAGACTCTAGCTTTGCCCATGCTTTTTGGCTTTGCTGGTCGAGCTTGTTTAGGCTATGTCTCTTCGACAAATGAGTACAAAATTGTAGCATCATATGAGGGGAAAGTGAAATATGTTGATGGGGATTTCTATACTGGTTTTGAAGAATCTTTGTGTTTCAATATCCTAACCCTTAAGCTAGAGGAAGAAACAAGTGTAGTAGGATCATGGAGAGACTTGTTGAGTTGCACACAATATTCTGGAACATGTCATCAACCAATCCACATCAACGGGTTCATTTATTGGCTTGCCTTTGCAAAAGATAATACCTTAAGTAGTGATCATGTGAGAATTCTTGAAATGAACTTGGAAAATGAGGAAATAAAGACCTTCTGTTGTCCAAATGGCTTTAGTGACTTTGGGTTTTCACATTTGTCTGAGATAAATGGACATTTATGTTTGGTTCAGAATAAAAGAGATGGACATATGCTAAATATTTGGATGTTGAAGGCCCATGAGAGTGAAGCATGGTGTCTAGAGTATAGTATTGAGGTTCATGAGAGTGCTTCTAACTTCAATATTATTGGCTATTTACCAAGAAATAATGAGAGTACTGGAGACATCTTGATTAGGTCCTTAAAAGGTGATCTATTTTGCTATGAAACTGATACAAAAAGTTTCAAAGAATTGCAGAGTTTAAATATAGTGGAATATAAGTGGTGTGCTCTTTTCTATGACAGCTTCTTCTCTATAGGCCTGCCAGGAAATTAG